The DNA region TGGATCATTGTATATACCAAAAGGTCAGTGGGAGCAAGTTTTGTTTCCTTGTtctatatgtggatgatattctACTTGCTGCAAATGACAAGGGTTTGTTATATGAGGTGAAACAATTTCTCTCTAAGAACTTTGATATGAAGGATATGGGTGATGCGTCTTATGTCATTGGCATTAAGATACATAGAGACAGAAAAAGAAGAGTTTTGGGTCTGTCTCAAGAAACCTATATCAATAAGCTTTTAGAAAGATTTCGGATGAAAGATTGTTCACCAAGTATAGCTCCCGTTGTTAAGGGtgataaattttgtttgaaccAATCCCCAAGGAATGATCTCGAAAGAGAACAAATGAAAAACATTCCATATGCTTCTGCTGTTGGAAGCCTGATGTATGCTCAAGTTTGTACAAGACCTGACATTGCATTTATTGTTGGGGTATTGGGAAGATATCAAAGTAATCCAGGTTTAGACCACTGGAAAGCTGCAAAGAAAGTGATGAGATACCTTCAAGGAACGAAGGATTACATGCTTACATTTAGACGGACTGATACTCTAGAAGTGGTAGGCTACTCCGATGCAGATTTTGCTGGATGTATTGATTCACGAAAATCAACATCTGGTTATGTTTTTATGCTTGCTGGTGGAGCTGTATCTTGGAGGAGTGCAAAGCAGAGATTGATTGCAACCTCCACTATGGAAGCCGAATTTGTATCGTGTTTTGAGGCTACTTCGCATGGTGTATGGATGAAGAGTTTTATTGATGGGCTTAGAATTATGGATTCTATCTCTAGGCCATTGCAATTGTTTTGTGACAACTCAGCTGCAATCTTTATGGCTAAGAATAATAAGAGTGGTAGTCGAAGTAAACACATCGACATTGAATACTTAGCCATTAGAGAACGTGTTAAGGAAAAGAAAGTGGTCATTGAACACATTAGCACTAAGTTGATGATTGCTGATCCTTTGACTAAAGGCATGCCACCAAAGAATTTCAAGGATCATGTAGAACGAATGGGACTTAGTTctgttttatgattttatttattgtaacaACAATGTTTTAAGTGAAACTCTAATAAGTAATGATTTCTCATATTTGATTTACGTTATGCGCATATTGATCGtttttgagaaataataaaGTTCGGACCTAGAATAAAAATATGGTTTATTCATTGAGTTTTATGGGTTGTTATTGAGAAATGTGATGCATTGTGATACATAGAAGATGATTCTCAATTTTAGAGGATTTATCTCTATGATTCATGTATCAAATTTATTgtgatatgattttatttattaaaaatgttggaattaaatggtttaattaataaattaaagtttaataatttagataacTACCCACTAATTAGTAATAACTACCCATTTGGAATAACTACCCACTAACTAGTAACTACCCATTAAGGTCTCTTTGATGGAAAGAGAGGGATTATAAATATAGTGTTAAGGTCCCTAAGGCCATTATCTCATTTAAGAAAAACACCATCGATAAGAGATAAATCGGTTTTAGAAGATCGAAACTTTAAAGTATCAAGAAGAATGGCCGGAgataagtttaaattatttttccgcATTAGATCTAAATAAAAGAGTTGTTAGAtcattaagtatataaattcTACATGTCCATGATGCTTTCTTAATAGATTTAGCGATTTTAAGATCATCCAAACGAATCACGTCTCTAAGGAAATCATGAAAAGGAAGAATCCGTTTCTCAAGGCTCGTTGTCAGAATTTTCGCCATTGAACACAAGAAAGATGCGAGTTCAGTACCTGAAATGCCcaatgaataaaagaaattcAACTTGGGTAAAAGGGATTTTGAGGGATTAAAAAGGGAAAGTAACTCAGGGCATGACTTGACAAGTTTAAAGATATGGGTATCAGTGAATCCATGGTTTCTAAGAAGTGCGATCACAGAATCAGGCTTCTCTGCATATTTGAAATGTAACCTACGAGATAGAGATAGAGCGTCTTTTGCAGGGAATCCACATGAAGACATGAGATAAGAGACTGCAAATGACTCCGTTGAGATTGCTGCTGCAAAAAGCCTAACCCTGATCTGGGTAAAGAAGAAATCAACTGGAGTTCCATGCCCATTGACGCGGCAAGCTGTTAGCCTTTTGCAAAGCATCCACATAGAACCAAACAGTAGGGTTCTAGAGCTGCTATAAAGAAATCCGAGgagaagagaaaagaaaaatgtaGTCTTTTAAGAAAACCCAGTTATAATAGGAAACGCCTAACAGGGAATTGAAAACTAAccttatttcttatttatttttattttttaaatttattattaaagatatatctaaattattattttattaaaatattttaattattatttttataaatttgattatttatattttaatatatatatttaaattaatattttaaactattatttatataaatttaattatttatattttaatatatatttatttttaattattattttatataatattttattttaaaaaatttaatctaatattctataaataagaatttttttaaatataatgacaaaaaatatttaaaatgaataacaGTTCAAAATGTCATCAATAAAgtagaaaataatgaaattaagtatttgagaaataataataaaatatagttaaagATTTAATGAGtaaaattgttaataatttaaagaagaataattataattatttttataaattattatatatagttatgattaaagtattttaaatatattaatatttatcaattatttatgagAATAGTAAAGTaaagatttattatattatattatattatatataaataataattgaaatataaatatatatattaaaattataattataaaatttataaaaataataatttaaaatataaataataatgtaaacatatacatcaaaatataaataatttaattcataaaaaaaaattaaaaaattaaataaaaataataatttaaatatatatatttaataataaatttaaatataataaaaataaataaataactaaattaaattaaaataaaaaaaaaactgaatttgAATATTAAAGTAAATTAGTTTAGAAAATTAAACGGTAAAACAAAGTTAATTTAGAGACAGTATATGAAATTATTCCTTATGAATTGAAGTTAGAacttcttttaaaaattgaattatttgatcaaataaaataaagtattaatattgtatttaattaaataagtgatTTATAATGAAGAAAGATAAGTATGCAAAATTGAGTTGTCAATACTTATTTGATACAAAAttcttgataaaaataaattgggtaacataatttaataatttatacataaccaaattatcaaaacttaaaaataataataataaaaaatcatctaaTTTAATCCTctatcatattaaataaaatataaattttaaattttattttaatttaaaaattaaaatatacatttactcAAATTGAACCCATCCACTACCTAACTTTTGTCTCTCATTGTAACAGATGCTTTTGTCGTTAGTGTTCTTTCCGATCTTTAAGCATTTCACCGTTCCAAAAAAAATTCCCTTTAACGCTAACGTACTCCAGCTTGGTAGTTTTCATCGCCTGTCCAAGATTGAGCCCTGAACTTTGACGGCCGACTTAAAAATCATTTCAGATAGCGCTTGAATCCTCTGTATTACCGCAGTTGTTGGCACAAAGTTAGTCAATGCTTATTCCCCGGATACCGTCATTGGTTCTTATCCGGAAAAAGAAGTTCACGACCTGTGGCCTTCTTCCTCCACGTGACATTGCTCCGTCAAGTTTTCGCCCATTGCGGAAAATTTCCCACTGCTACCTCCCTAGTTTGGACTGTGTCTTAGTCCCAGCGTGGTTGATCATCCTCTCGGACCAGTTACTGCTAAGCTATTACATCACAGATGCGAGCCCCTCCTCAGACGGATTCCTCATTTTGCTCCTCGGCCTACAGAATATTAACAGCCGTTTATAGTTGTTGTTCCCTTTCCAATGGTAGGTTCTTACGCGTTACTCATATGTCCGTCACTAGAAACATAACATCCCATCTGACTTGTATGTGTTTccacaaattttttaaattacaaatcttttttaaaatttaattgtttcaaATTTATGGATGAGTCACCCCACAAATTGACtcaaatatatacatttacTCAAATTgaatatacaataaataaataaataaataaatatatatatatatatatatatattaggataacaaaatactaatttataaTAACCTCTATAggttcaatttcaattttttattttaacaacctTGTGGTGAATTTGATACTTAATCCCAAATGGGGACAAGTATCATATCAATTCGATCCCATACTTAAAAGACATAATATAGAAGTAGTCAAACTTTTACTAGAATGATTATGTACATGTAAAAGATATGCACAAAAGGCATCCAAGCAAATAATTCAGCAGGGAAAGAAGTCTAAGatgatttattttcttattctaATGTGTAAATTCTTACTATTTCTGCATAAGAAAAATTGTAATCGGTTCAATTTGAGAATACAAAGAAAAGACGGATTTGCACAAAAAAACGTTATAATTTAgatcaaaaatgaaaaagtcAGATATTGTTCTGCCTTCGAAAAACTCTCAACAACAATTTCAAATGGACAAAAGCTAGAGAATCCCCTTTGACTTACAATTTGAACATGTAATTCTCATCTcttaagaaatgaagaaagacgAATCTCATCATGATAGACTCATAGACCAGTTAAATAAAGATCATAATCTAGCTAAtgcaaacaaaagaaaacaaaacccCAGATAAAATGTGGGATGGTTAAGAAGGCTTTAAAACTAACTACTTACCACCACCGCCAGCCCCGGGTTGAAAAAACCATTGTTTCCTTCAGAAAGAATTTCCTCGTGATGATCGAATATATTCAACATTTCAGGAACATCCATTTTTCCATGAAATATATCCAATAATCCAGGTAAAGCCTTCTCATACTTGCTTATAAACCTGTTTATAAAAGTCTTATCAAGGCTGCATAATACAGAGGACAAGGGAACTTCTTTCTCCAAAATTCCCTCCAACATCAACATCTTTATAATTGAACACCTGGGTATGACCCTCTTCTCCAGACTGTATAGAAGAACCGAAGGCACGCAAGCGATATCAGCCGGCTTCGCCCCCATTTTATTTATCAGAAATTCCATCTTTCCGCATATGTTCTTCTCAGACAACCGCAAGCAAAAAGGATGTTTCTTGAAAGCCATTCGAAAATCGTTTTCAGTCCACCCATACTTCAAATACGTTCCAACTTTAAGTTCCCAAGTGCGCTTTCTCAGCTCAGAAACAATAGTCAATGCACTACAAAACGTCATTTTCTTGTGATCGAATCCCATTTCAATAACTTCATCCACTTTTTCCTTAAACTGTGTTGGCTTCTGGAGCAGGACACGTATGCTGTGAGTAGCTAATTGTACCAAGAATGATTTAGGAACATCAAGTTCTCTTAGAAGTTCAATATTGCTTGCAAGTCTTCTAATATCGCCTTTGTTGTCAGCCCATGATGCTCTCTTAATAGATACTGCAATTCTATGATTATCCAAGCCAATCACATCTCTCAGGAAACGGTGAAAGGGAAGAATGCGTTTATCAAGGCTCATTCTAAGAAGATTTGCCTTGGAAGACAATAAAGATGCGAGTTCAGTATCTGTGACCCCcaatgaataaaagaaattgAATTTGGGTAAAAGGGTTTTTGAGGGATTACTAGAAAGTAAGTCCGGGCATGATTTCACAAGTTTGAAGATATAGGTATCAGTGAATCCATGGCTTCTAAGAAGTGCAATCACGGAATCAGGCCTTTCTGCTGATTCGAAATGTACCCTTCGAGATAGAGATTGAGCTTCTTTTGTGGCTAACCCAAATACAGACATCAGATATGACACTCTAAAGGACTGTTTACCATTGCTGCATTTCTTCGTTGAGAACGACTCTGCAAAAATCCTAACCCTAATCTGGGTAATGAAGAACCCAATTGGATAAACCCTTCCTGTTCCACGCATATTTAAGCGGGAAGATGCTAGCGTTTTGCAAAACATCGAAACAGAAACAGAAGCAGTATGTAATATGTATGATTGACGAGATCACAACGTTTTAGGAGGTAACAAACTAGGTTTTACTGACGACGTACCTTGGAAGCGTCTATGTTAGGATGTGTATTTTGCAGTCGCAGTATAGGAATGGCGAAGTGAGGAGATACAAGGAAGGACTTTTGGAGCACAAAAAACCTCAAAAAATTGGCGGCGGCCCAACCGGTCTAGtttggtttaattatttatagtcCCAACTTATACGGAAATGAGAACAATAAACATTTTAGGTTGGGATCTGGATAATTTGGTACTAAAGTTGTGAttgtttcattaatttttaagattatatatgattttatttgttaaaatgtgtcattttttttttgtaccaAAAAGGATTTAGGAACATCAAGATCTCTTAGAAGTTCAACAACATGGCTTGCAATTCTTCTAATTGTCTCTTAATAGCTTTGTTGATCATTCAACTCAATCTCATCTTACGGTGAGAATCTGTTTATCGAGGCTCATTTTCAGGTCTTTCGACATAATTCACAAGTTGTAAGACAATTATATCGCCCATCAAATTTCATTATCTAGAGTGCCTTTCAGAAGATTTGATGAGGGGTTGGGATACATTTTGTGGCATAGTGTGATCAAATGAAGATTTGGATGATGTAACACCAAAACATGACCAATCTTCACATAGCATATTTTGGTCATTTATCGATAAGTATACATCAATTGAGAAGAGCATACGATTGAGttgcaaaaatatatttaatcaaacaagttgagaggtttatttgaaatgaaaAGAGTATCCATTAATTAATCTCTTGCTTCATTAGCTGGTGGTGCCATGGCAAATTCCTATAAGAGTTATAGACCAGCTAATAACAGCAACAACATCCATTACAATTCACTACAagccttaaatttaaaaatatatatatatattattagaaatcTAACTTTTCTCGTGGCTGCTGATGAAGCTGGATATTTCGGGAAGACTCATGTTACCTTGAAGGAGATTCATTAATTGGGGAATATCTTCCACATACTGTGAAACAAACCTGCCTATAAAAATCTTGTTACTGCTGCACAATATAGATGAGATTGGAACTTGCTTCTCCAACAATCCCTTCAACTCCAACACCTTTACAATTGAAAGCCTCGGTATGATCCTTCTCTCCATACTGTAGAGAAGAACCGTAGGAGAACAGGCGATATCAGACGCCTTCACCCCCATTTCGTTAACCAGATAATTCATTTTGTTGCATATGATTTTCTCTGACAGGAACACGCAAAGAGGATTCTTCTTGAATGCCAATTGGAAGTCATCTTCACTCCATCCATACTTTACAAAGGTTTTAACTTTATGTTCGCGAGTTCGAACGCTAAGTCCAGAAATAACAGTCAAGGCATTGCAAAACGACTGTTTCTTTGGATCCATTCCCATTTGAATAACCCCATTAACTCTTTCCTCAAACTGAGTCGGCTTCTGGAGCAGGAGGCCTAAACGATAAATAATCAATTGTAGCAAGAATGATTCAGGGACTTTATGTTGTCTAAGAAGTGCAATATTGATAGCCAGTCTTCCCAGACGGTCTTTGTTGTCGGCCCATGTTGCTCTCCTAATAGCTTCTGCAATTTTAATATCATCCAAACCAATCACATATTTCAGGAAACTGTGCAACGGCATGATCCGTTTCTCAAGGCTCATTCGCAGAAGTTTCACACCGGACGACATGAAAGATGCAAGATCAGTTCTTGAAACGCCCAATGAGTAAAAGAAATTGAACTTGGGCAAAAGGATCTTGGATGGATTACAAGAGAGTATATCCGGGCATGACTTCACAAGTTTGATGATATGGGTATCATTGAATCCATGGCTTCTGAATAGTGAAATGACCGAATCCGGCTTCTCTGCTGATTCGAATTGTACCTTTTGAGATAGAGACAGAGCGTCTTTTGAAGACAACCCTAAAGAAGACATGAGATAAGACACTGTAAATGATTGTTTACCAACAATGTGACATTGCTCCGTTGAGGATGACGCTGCCAAAAACCTAACCCTAATCTGGGTAACGAAGAACCCAACTGGACTACCGAACCTTCCGGTTCCAAACATGTTTAGGCGACCAACTGATAgctgttttttgaaaaacattttagGGTTTTGTTCCGACGACGTACCTTGTAAGCGTTTCTTCAGATTCTTATCAGCATATGGCAGCtttaagagagaaagaagaagtttCTTCAGGTCCTCTGCTCTGCTGAGACGGGCAACTCTCCGGAACTAATGCCTAATGGGGTTTGAATTGATTGCAAAATTAACCCGAactattttcaatttttgaaatacctcctttttttctttttctttttttgaacgACACTTAAAATTGACAACAAATAACAGCTATATGATGATAACTTTTAGAACATAAAAGACATGAATCCTCCAACATCCAACGGTACAATTTACAGAAACCATTGTCAGCTTGTGTTCTATTTTTCGAGTGCTCAAGCAGGCAGACAACATCCTTAATTAGCTctaactataattaattttacaagaTTTTACATATTAATACACTTCAACGACGATCATCATATCATCATTTGTGTTCGGCTTTCATTGAATTCAATCTTCGAACTCTTTCGCCAAGCTCTGCCATCACTGCAGGCTCAAGTTTCTTCCTTTCCTTTGATATGGTGGTTGTGTTCATAGACCCAATATTATCAAATGCAACCGTTAGTAGTTCATCAGGATCAAAGAGTTGATGGGTTGTTTTCTGCACTATATTGATCACATCCCCAACCTGATGCACTCCAAGCAACTGTTCTTCCCTCATCTGCAAGTTACAACAaccaattaattataattcacaattaattattcttaaacGAGCAAGAGCAAACGCATCAATCACCTTGAAGATTGCCAATGCCACGTAAAACAAAACTGCAGCCCCCTCATAGAATAGCACATCCCAAACTcgaagagttgtctgaaaaatGCAATCAAAATCACACACCTTTCTTCTTTTTGCATTTTGGAAAGAGAAAGACAGATAATCGAACCTCGGAAGGCAAACTCTTGGAGAAAACACATAAGAACCATTCAGTGGTTACGAGGGAGACATCAATGTCCAGATATTCCAAATGAGCAGCTACCctgtgataaataaaaagaacgaaaaataagataagataaaacaattttttttcattatatattagatttg from Impatiens glandulifera chromosome 5, dImpGla2.1, whole genome shotgun sequence includes:
- the LOC124938289 gene encoding transcription termination factor MTERF6, chloroplastic/mitochondrial-like is translated as MFFKKQLSVGRLNMFGTGRFGSPVGFFVTQIRVRFLAASSSTEQCHIVGKQSFTVSYLMSSLGLSSKDALSLSQKVQFESAEKPDSVISLFRSHGFNDTHIIKLVKSCPDILSCNPSKILLPKFNFFYSLGVSRTDLASFMSSGVKLLRMSLEKRIMPLHSFLKYVIGLDDIKIAEAIRRATWADNKDRLGRLAINIALLRQHKVPESFLLQLIIYRLGLLLQKPTQFEERVNGVIQMGMDPKKQSFCNALTVISGLSVRTREHKVKTFVKYGWSEDDFQLAFKKNPLCVFLSEKIICNKMNYLVNEMGVKASDIACSPTVLLYSMERRIIPRLSIVKVLELKGLLEKQVPISSILCSSNKIFIGRFVSQYVEDIPQLMNLLQGNMSLPEISSFISSHEKS
- the LOC124938588 gene encoding transcription termination factor MTERF8, chloroplastic-like; its protein translation is MFCKTLASSRLNMRGTGRVYPIGFFITQIRVRIFAESFSTKKCSNGKQSFRVSYLMSVFGLATKEAQSLSRRVHFESAERPDSVIALLRSHGFTDTYIFKLVKSCPDLLSSNPSKTLLPKFNFFYSLGVTDTELASLLSSKANLLRMSLDKRILPFHRFLRDVIGLDNHRIAVSIKRASWADNKGDIRRLASNIELLRELDVPKSFLVQLATHSIRVLLQKPTQFKEKVDEVIEMGFDHKKMTFCSALTIVSELRKRTWELKVGTYLKYGWTENDFRMAFKKHPFCLRLSEKNICGKMEFLINKMGAKPADIACVPSVLLYSLEKRVIPRCSIIKMLMLEGILEKEVPLSSVLCSLDKTFINRFISKYEKALPGLLDIFHGKMDVPEMLNIFDHHEEILSEGNNGFFNPGLAVVAEEQNEESV